The following are encoded together in the Naumannella cuiyingiana genome:
- the pyrH gene encoding UMP kinase, whose product MAYRRVLLKLSGEVFGGGAVGVDPKVVASIARQVADVVRSGVQVAVVVGGGNFFRGAELQQGGMDRDRADYMGMLGTVMNCLALQDFCEKEGIATRVQTAIAMGQVAEPYIPRRAERHLEKGRLVIFGAGSGMPYFSTDTVAAQRALEIGAEVLLMGKQGTDGVYDADPRTTPGATKFDDLSYDEYLARDLKVADATAISMARDYKLPMVFFSLDTAGNIGRVVAGEKIGTTVHA is encoded by the coding sequence ATGGCGTACAGGCGCGTCCTGCTGAAGCTGTCCGGTGAGGTGTTCGGCGGCGGTGCCGTCGGCGTCGATCCGAAGGTCGTCGCCAGCATCGCCCGGCAGGTCGCCGATGTGGTACGCAGCGGCGTCCAGGTCGCCGTGGTGGTGGGCGGCGGCAACTTCTTCCGCGGCGCCGAGCTGCAGCAGGGCGGGATGGACCGCGACCGCGCCGACTACATGGGCATGCTCGGCACGGTCATGAACTGCCTTGCCCTGCAGGACTTCTGCGAGAAGGAAGGCATCGCCACCCGCGTGCAGACCGCCATCGCGATGGGCCAGGTCGCCGAGCCCTACATCCCGCGGCGCGCCGAGCGACACCTGGAGAAGGGTCGGCTGGTGATCTTCGGCGCCGGATCCGGGATGCCGTACTTCTCCACCGACACCGTCGCGGCGCAGCGCGCGCTGGAGATCGGCGCCGAGGTGTTGCTGATGGGCAAGCAGGGCACCGACGGCGTCTACGATGCCGACCCGCGCACCACCCCGGGTGCGACCAAGTTCGACGACCTGAGCTATGACGAGTACCTCGCCCGGGACCTGAAGGTCGCCGACGCCACCGCGATCTCGATGGCTCGCGACTACAAGCTGCCGATGGTCTTCTTCAGCCTCGACACCGCGGGCAACATCGGCCGCGTGGTGGCGGGTGAGAAGATCGGAACGACGGTGCACGCCTGA
- the frr gene encoding ribosome recycling factor translates to MADTIQEADSRMSSTVAHTKEEFAAIRTGRAHPGMFAKITADYYGTQTPLQQLASIQVADARMVLITPFDTNATNGIEKAIRDSDLGVNPATDGNQIRVSLPELTEERRKEYTKLAKTKAEEGRVAIRNSRRQAKDALDKLVKDKEVGEDEVTRAEKDLDARTKKYTDQIDELLKNKEAELLEV, encoded by the coding sequence ATCGCCGACACCATCCAAGAGGCCGATTCCCGGATGTCGTCCACCGTGGCGCACACCAAGGAGGAGTTCGCCGCGATCCGCACCGGTCGTGCGCACCCCGGCATGTTCGCCAAGATCACGGCCGACTACTACGGTACGCAGACTCCGCTGCAGCAGCTTGCCTCCATCCAGGTCGCCGATGCGCGGATGGTGCTGATCACGCCGTTCGACACCAATGCGACCAACGGCATCGAGAAGGCGATCCGCGATTCCGATCTCGGCGTCAACCCGGCCACCGACGGCAACCAGATCCGGGTTTCGCTGCCGGAGCTGACCGAGGAGCGCCGCAAGGAGTACACCAAGCTCGCCAAGACCAAGGCCGAGGAGGGCCGGGTCGCGATCCGCAACTCCCGCCGCCAGGCCAAGGACGCCCTCGACAAGCTGGTCAAGGACAAGGAGGTCGGCGAGGACGAGGTGACCCGGGCCGAGAAGGACCTCGACGCGCGGACCAAGAAGTACACC
- the tsf gene encoding translation elongation factor Ts: protein MAVTAADVKKLRDATGAGMMDAKKALTEADGDHDKAVELLRVSGQAKAAKRGAEREASNGLVANSGQALVQLGAETDFVAKNDEFMKLAEDIAAAAATAKADSVEALNTAEVNGSTVADAVQQLAAKIGEKLEVTNAAYFDGPTAVYLHRRASDLPPQVGVMVEYEGADADAVRAVAMQVAAMRPTYLTRDEVPADVVDGERKVAEAAAREEGKPEQAISRIVDGKVNAFYKDHVLLEQPSVSEDKKTVGQQLEAAGVTVKRFVRFEAGA, encoded by the coding sequence ATGGCAGTCACCGCTGCTGACGTCAAGAAGCTCCGCGACGCCACCGGCGCCGGGATGATGGACGCCAAGAAGGCCCTCACCGAGGCCGACGGCGACCACGACAAGGCCGTCGAGCTGCTGCGCGTCAGCGGCCAGGCCAAGGCCGCCAAGCGCGGCGCCGAGCGCGAGGCGAGCAACGGGCTCGTCGCCAACTCGGGCCAGGCGCTGGTCCAGCTCGGCGCGGAGACCGACTTCGTCGCCAAGAACGACGAGTTCATGAAGCTGGCCGAGGACATCGCCGCCGCGGCTGCGACCGCCAAGGCCGACAGCGTCGAGGCGCTGAACACCGCCGAGGTCAACGGTTCCACCGTCGCCGACGCCGTCCAGCAGCTCGCCGCGAAGATCGGCGAGAAGCTCGAGGTCACCAATGCCGCCTACTTCGACGGCCCGACCGCGGTCTACCTGCACCGCCGCGCCTCCGACCTGCCGCCGCAGGTCGGCGTGATGGTCGAGTACGAGGGTGCCGACGCCGACGCGGTCCGCGCCGTGGCGATGCAGGTCGCGGCGATGCGCCCGACCTACCTGACCCGGGACGAGGTTCCCGCCGATGTCGTCGATGGCGAGCGCAAGGTCGCCGAGGCCGCCGCCCGCGAGGAGGGCAAGCCGGAGCAGGCGATCAGCCGGATCGTCGACGGCAAGGTCAACGCCTTCTACAAGGACCACGTCCTGCTGGAGCAGCCGTCGGTCTCGGAGGACAAGAAGACCGTCGGCCAGCAGCTCGAGGCCGCCGGCGTCACCGTGAAGCGGTTCGTCCGCTTCGAGGCGGGCGCCTGA